GATTCGGCTAGCGCAGACAACTCGGTTTGCATCGCTCCAAAGCTTTTAGACGACATGATGCTTTGCTTGGGCTCAGTCTCCTCCAACCCGCCACAGGCAATGCCTTGCAACTCCATAGCAGTACGCATCATCACCACATTAAAACTCTTTTTTAGATGGTGAGGATTAGCACAAGCTAGGTCGTATGCGGTGTTTATTCCCCGAGCAATTAATTTATTTTCCCATTTTCGCCCTATTCCCCATACATCACCCACGCAAATTTTTTTTAACCAGGCTTCTCGTTGCGTGGTGATGTTAAATACAGGTACTTTCAATACTTTTTTGCATAGATGATTGGCCACTTTCGCCAAAGTTTTGGTAGGGCCAATACCAACGGAAGTAGGAATTCCGGTATGCCTTAGAATTTTTTTTTGTAACTCTTGGCAAAAAGTATCATGCTGTGCGACAGGCAAGCTGCTTAAATCAATGAATGCCTCGTCGATTGAATACACTTCGAGATGCGGCCAAAACTCCTCAATCGTGCACATGACCCGGTGGCTGATGTTGCCATAAAGAGTGTAGTTTGATGAAAAGGCCTTTACGCCATGTTGTTTGCATAAATTCTTAATTTTAAAATAGGGTTCCCCCATGGCAATGCCTAGGTCTTTTGCTTCATTGGAGCGGGCAATGCAACAGCCATCGTTGTTCGAGAGCACTACAATCGGCACTTCCCGCAAATCAGGACGAAACAACCGCTCACAGCTGGCATAAAAGTTATTGCAATCAATTAAGGCAAACATGTTATAAGGGCTCGTGCAAAACTAGGGTAACCACACCCCAAATGACCATCTCACTGTCCTCTGTAATATCAATGGGTTGAAACTGTGGATTAGCAGGCAACAACTGCACCCGCCCTCCTCGTTGTGCGAGTCGCTTCACAGTGAGCTCACCATTGACTGCAGCAATCACAATTCGCCCATCCGTCGGTGTAATACTACGGTCTACAACAAGGTAGGCACCGGAAAAAATTCCCGCCTCAATCATCGAATCCCCAGTCGCTTGCAGTACAAAAGTAGACGACGGATTATGAATAAACTGGGTATTCAAGTCCAAATACCCCTCAATGTAATCATCCGCAGGCGATGGAAAACCTGCTTGGACTTTACTTGAAAACACCGGTAGTTGATAATTAGACCCTTCTTTCAATCGCTCCACTTGAGCAACCAAAGACAAAGGCACGCGAACTGTTTTTGTTGGCTCACCTTTTGGGCGGCCAGATCCCGCTCTTGCTCCACCACGTCGTGACATGATTTCTCTTAATTTTGATTTTAGTTACAGATATCATAGATAGGAAAATTTTCGCTGTAAAGCCATCAAGCTCGGCTTTTAGACGCAAGAGGAGTTAAGTCCTCGGCAGTATTGGAAAAAATGGTTAAAACTTTTTTTTACTGAGACAAAGGCTCTATGGCTAAAGGATGATTAAAATCTGCCTTATTCATTAAAGTAGAGACGCGATACCCTTCCAAATCATCGTAAGGATAAGGTTTTAACAATGCCAGTAGGCTCTCTTTGGAGCACTGGGAGTTATCAAGCCAAGTGTTTTGCGTCTCCTCATCAAAAATAACCGGCATTCGATGATGAACACGCTCCATTAATGAATTCGCTTCAGTAGTAATTAAGCAACAAGAATGAATCACCTCGTCTTGAGACTGCCACGTATCCCAAAGAGCAGCTACTGCCAATAAATCATGATTTTTTTTATGAAAAAAATAGGGTTGTTTTACCCCGTTTTCCTCATGCGCGCGCATTAATCAAGCTCCCTATTTTTTTCCTATCGGTGGTCCAGGAAGGAATGAGTCCCCAATGCAACAGCACGCATTGCAATTCATTCGCACTGGTTTTGACGAGACAAGCCACATCATCTCCCGGAGCAATATTAAATCTAGGCGCCAACTCCACAGAATTAGATAAGTGAAATTGATACGTTAACTTCTCATAAGAAGCCACGTAAGCAAATCGACCACACATGCATTTCACCTTTTGAAAAGATACATTGAGTATAGTTCGGAATCCTAATCCTTACAGCAAGGGGATTGAAACCAAGAATGAGGGAATGAAATTGCCGTGATGCGTACGAAGTGATATCGTTCGCCCGCAATTTCAGCACAGAAACTGAATTTTAAGTTTAGGAAAATCGAAGCGGAAAAATCAGCACATTTTACCTATGAAGTTGACTTTTTTCCCTGAGTAAAATCCTGCACTGAACCGCCTTAACATAGCAGTTAAGTGCAGAGGCTAATGATGTTTATTGTGCTGGCATAAAATCAAACGCCTTGGTAGGCTTTAACAGCTTTGATACATCTCCCGCATAAACCGCTCCATCCTCTACTGCAAGACTCAGTATTGGAGCGCCAGGGGCGAAGTTAATCTTTTTAAGGTTGATCCAGAACGTATTGGGGTAAGTTGATGAGTCAAAATAATAAATCTTGTTTTTTTGATCCGAAACGGTGCGCCATATAGTCGATGCGATATTCGGTTTAATCGGATCTGATATTCCTAAAGGAACCGAAACCGAACGCATAACACCTAAGACTCCCGCAATAGCTTGATAAGTATAGGCTTGGGCTGGTACCCCCTGAATGTATTTTTTATCAACCTCCTTGGGAATGGACTGAATCAGATAGG
The Legionella lytica genome window above contains:
- a CDS encoding LexA family protein translates to MSRRGGARAGSGRPKGEPTKTVRVPLSLVAQVERLKEGSNYQLPVFSSKVQAGFPSPADDYIEGYLDLNTQFIHNPSSTFVLQATGDSMIEAGIFSGAYLVVDRSITPTDGRIVIAAVNGELTVKRLAQRGGRVQLLPANPQFQPIDITEDSEMVIWGVVTLVLHEPL
- a CDS encoding Y-family DNA polymerase: MFALIDCNNFYASCERLFRPDLREVPIVVLSNNDGCCIARSNEAKDLGIAMGEPYFKIKNLCKQHGVKAFSSNYTLYGNISHRVMCTIEEFWPHLEVYSIDEAFIDLSSLPVAQHDTFCQELQKKILRHTGIPTSVGIGPTKTLAKVANHLCKKVLKVPVFNITTQREAWLKKICVGDVWGIGRKWENKLIARGINTAYDLACANPHHLKKSFNVVMMRTAMELQGIACGGLEETEPKQSIMSSKSFGAMQTELSALAESVSSHCARAVEKMRGQGLVAQRMYVFVHTNRFREDLAQHFQAMEFRLINPTDDLRLITKIAKRCLRRIFKSGYFYKKAGVCLEDLIPKDPRQLALFHQPSEEQLEHTEQLMSVFDRINTKYGRSTIRLAAEGYSKPWAMRAELKSPAYTTRWTDVPQVRCGDGV